A segment of the Leclercia adecarboxylata genome:
CCGATATCCAGACCAAACAGCAGACCGGCCACCGCGGCGGAAACAGAGACAAACAGGTTCATCCTTCGGGTATCACGAAGGGCACGGGGCATAAATGTAGAGTCATTAATAGATGTCATATTTTCCTGCCTGAACAGCGTAAGACGTTAAACGAAATTACGAGAAACCCGGAAAAAGTGTCAGGTCGTATAACGTGAAAATATGGATTTATCGGCTGGTAGGGTGCGATCTGTGATGGACATTACACTTTAAAACAGAGGTTAATATTCACCACTTTTTGTTAAAAACATGATTTATAAACAATAAATATGTGACACCTGTCATTTTCGTAAAATGCTTATGGATTTTCCTCTTTTATTCATATGGACAATGGCTAATTCAGGGCAAAAAAAACCTCCGCCCAGGGCAGAGGTTTTTCGGCAGTGGCGAGAATTAACGCGCCAGCCAGCCGCCATCAACCGCGACGGTGTAGCCGTTGATGTAGTCAGACGCGCTGGAAGCCAGGAACACAACCGGCCCCATCAGATCGCTCGGCAGACCCCAACGACCCGCCGGGATACGCTCAAGGATCGCCGCGCTGCGCTCTTCATCAGCACGCAGCTGCTGGGTGTTGTTGGTAGCCATGTAGCCCGGAGCGATGGCGTTCACGTTGATGTTGTGCTGCGCCCATTCGTTCGCCAGCAGACGGGTAACGCCCATTACGCCGCTTTTGGAGGCGGTGTAAGAAGGCACACGGATGCCACCCTGGAAGGAGAGCATGGAAGCGATGTTGATGATTTTGCCGCCGTTGCCCTGCGCGATAAAGTGCTTCGCTGCCGCCTGAGACATGAAGAACACGCTCTTGATGTTCAGGTTCATAACGTCGTCCCAGTCCTGCTCGCTGAAGTTGATCGCGTCTTCGCGACGGATCAGACCGGCGTTGTTGACCAGAATGTCGATTTTACCGAATTCAGCCACAGCACGATCCAGCAGCTCAGGAATGGCGTCGATTTTGCGCAGATCAGCGGTCAGGCTCAGGAAACGACGGCCCAGCGCGGTCACACGCTCGATGGTCTCCTGCGGCTCAACGATGTTGATCCCGACGATGTCACAGCCCGCTTCCGCCAGGCCGACCGCCATACCCTGGCCCAGACCGGTATCACAACCGGTAACGACCGCAACTTTACCTTGCAGAGAAAATGCATCAAGAATCATTTTTTATCCTTTATCTTTCAGCGCCTGAACGAACAGGCAAGTTTGTGCTTAACTGCCCGCGACTAGCGCAGATCCTTAACGGCTACGTGGTCCATATCATCGAAGACCTGGTTTTCACCCACCATGCCCCAGATGAAGGTATAGGCACGCGTACCTACGCCAGAGTGAATAGACCAGCTTGGAGAAATGACGGCCTGCTCGTTATGCATCACGATATGGCGCGTCTCCTGCGGCTGACCCATCATATGGAATACACAGGCGTCTTCTTCCATATTGAAGTAGAAGTACACTTCCATGCGGCGCTCGTGGGTATGGCACGGCATGGTGTTCCACAGGTTGCCCGGCTCAAGCTCGGTCAGACCCATGCTGAGCTGGCAGGTCTCCAGCACATCAGGAACGAAATATTTATTGATGGTGCGGCGGTTGCTGGTGAGGTTGTCACCCAGGGTGACCGGTGAGACTTCCGCCGGGGTCACTTTTTTGGTCGGATAGGTGGTGTGTGCCGGGGCGCAGTTGTAGTAAAACTTCGCCGGTTTGCCGCTATCGACGCTGGCGAAGACCACTTCCTGCGCGCCTTTCCCGACGTACAGCGCGTCGCGATGGCCGATCTCATAGCACTGACCGTCAACGGTGATGGTGCCCGGGCCGCCGATGTTAATCACGCCCAGCTCACGACGCTCGAGGAAGAAGCTGACGCCGAGCTGCTTGCCCACTTCACCACCGACGGAGACCGTTTTGGCCACCGGCATGATGCCGCCAACGATGATGCGGTCAATGTGGCTGTACACCATGGTGTATTGATCAGCGACAAATACTTTCTCAACTAAAAACTCATCGCGCAGACCCTGGGTATCCAGCGTTTTTGCATGCGCGCTGTGGATGCTTTGTCTGACTTCCACATTAACCTCCAGAATTTATCGGCCCCGAAGGCCAGGATAATTAACAAAACGGTGTTCCGTTTTCGTGATGAGCACATATTATCTGCTGTGAAATGGGTTTTCAATTACATTTAAAACGATGTTTCACTTTTTCTGTTAGTTAATCTCAAAATTGCAGTTGCGATCACGATTGTCAGGGAGTTGACATCGCTTTCTTAAAACTAATTTTTAAAGCTCCCACTCTAATTTTTAAATTAAACAATAACTTACAAAAGAATAAAAAATTGACGCCGGGATGATAAAAATCTGAACAGATGTAAAGAGAATGATGAATTCGCGGGCTTTTCCTTCAGAAGTGCGCCACCAGTCACACACACTGAAACGATGTTTTGATATTTTAACACCCAGTTTTTAAACTCATATTTTACCGATCGGACTGCAGGTAAAACCCTGTCGTCGAATTCAAGGAGTGCATCATGGCAAAAGGCATGCGGGTCAAACTGAACTATGAGGTCAGTCGCGATCCGGATACAGGCGTGGAAGTCACCCGCCTGACCCCCCCTGAAGTTACCTGTCATCGTAACTACTTCTATCAAAAGTGTTTTTTCAACGACGGTAGTCATCTGCTGTTTGCTGGTGAATTCGATGGCCACTGGAACTACTATCTGCTGGATCTGAAAAAGGCCGAAGCGGTGCAGTTAACCGAAGGCGCGGGCGACAACACCTTTGGCGGCTTCCTGTCGCCGGATGATAAATCCCTCTATTACGTTAAGAATGATCGCACCCTGCTGGAAGTCAATCTGACGACGCTGGTTGAGCGCGAAGTGTATCGCGTGAGCGACGACTGGGTCGGCTACGGCACCTGGGTGGCCAACTCTGACTGTACCAAACTGGTGGGTATCGAAATTGCGAAGAGCGACTGGACCCCGCTGAACGACTGGAAAATCTTCCACGACTTCTTCCATAAAGGGCCGCACTGCCGCCTGCTGCGCGTCGATCTGCAGACCGGCGAAAGCAGCGTGATCCACGAAGAGAAAAACTGGCTCGGTCACCCGATCTACCGTCCGTTTGATGACAACACCGTCGCGTTCTGCCATGAAGGCCCGCACGATCTGGTGGATGCCCGCATGTGGCTGGTTAACGAAGACGGCAGCAACGTGCGTAAGGTTAAAGAGCATGCTGAAGGCGAAAGCTGCACCCACGAGTTCTGGGTACCGAACGGCTCGGCGCTGGTGTATGTCTCTTACCTGAAAGGCCAACAAGGCCGTACGGTGTATAGCTTCAATCCGGATACCGGCGAGAACAGCGCAGTGATGCAGATGCCGGCCTGTTCGCACCTGATGAGTAACTTTGACGGCACGCTGCTGGTGGGTGATGGTTCCGGCACGCCGGTTGATGTGAAAGACACCAGCGGCTATACCATCGATAACGATCCTTACCTGTATGCGTTTGACGTGGCGAAAAAAGCTTACTTCCGCGTCGCGCGTCACGATACCTCCTGGGCAACCGTGGCTAACAGCCGCCAGGTGACCCATCCGCATCCATCCTTTACCCCGGATGATAAAGCGGTCCTGTTTAGTTCCGATAAAGACGGCAAACCTGCTCTCTATATTGCGAAGCTTCCTGAGCAACCTGAACTGTTGCGTGAATAAAAGTTTGTGTTTGTGTTCCTGTAACTGGCCTTGCCCTTCTTTATGGAGGGCTTTTTTTTATCTGTCGATCGGTGAAGTCATAAATTGCAGGCATAAAAAAACCGGCTCGTTCGAGCCGGTTAATCCCGGAGGTACTGCTTGTTATTAGAACGAATATGCGACACCGACACGGAGACGGGTCTGACGCTCATCGGTCTCTTTCACACCGACGTTACCCACTTCACCATATGGGGCCCAGTTTTTATCAATTTTGTACGCCAGCTTGACGTTATATTCCTGGGAGTAATCTTTGTTGTTATTACGGATAGTGCCTTCGGAGCTTTTCGCGTATACGTAATTGAGCTCGGTACGCCAGTCGCCCATCACCCAGCCAACCCACGCATCGCCACGGTTAACTTTATCGTCGTCTTTATTCGAGCTTGACGGATAACGGGTGTAGTCATAACGGTAACGTGCGGCAACGTAGAAGCCATTATCGAAGCTATATTGCGCATGCAGATACGGTTTATAAATGGTGAAACTGTCTTTACTTTCAACGGTAAAGCCTGGTGTTAACGCAATATTCGGGGTTGCTTTCCAGCGCCAGCTAATCTGGTCTTCGTGACCATTACCTACCACATCGGAAAACGGCTGGTCAGCTTTATCGCCGCCGGATTTCCATTTCGCTTCTACTGAAAAACCAAAACCATTTTCGAAACGGTGTGAAACTGCCACGCGGTCTGCGTTGGTACCAGTATCAATGTATTCGTGACGCAGATCCACGGTGACAGCCTGAGCTGCGAAAGAAGCGCCAATAAGTGAAGCAAGGACCAGAGATTTCTTAAACATGGACAAACCCTCGTTTAAAATGATGTTTCGTTTTTATGGAATTGCATTTTATTTTTTTAAATACGTAATTTTAGTGATCATGATCGTAATTATTTGTTTCATTTTTTTTGGCAAAGCCAGGCGTGAGCAATATCAACAAAAGAGGGGTTTTAAGCGGAATTTAACGGTTCGGGATCACACTAAATTTTTATTAGCGACTCAGCGAATGCGGTAAATATTTCGAGGAAGTTTGAGAATCTACTTACAAGGGTAAAAATATGATGGAGCTCACAAACGAATAAGCCTCCGTGACGGGAGGCTTATTTAGGTTGATATATATCAAAGCGAATTAGCGTTCTATGGCGAGTGCCACACCCTGCCCGCCGCCAATGCACAACGTCGCCAGCCCTTTGCGGGCATCACGTTTCACCATCTCATGCACCAGCGAGACCAGAATACGGCAGCCAGACGCGCCAATGGGGTGGCCCAGCGCTATCGCCCCGCCGTTGACATTGACCCGGCGCTCATCCCACTCCAGCATTTTCCCTACCGAAAGCGCCTGGGCAGCAAAGGCTTCATTGACTTCGATCAGATCGACATCCGCCAGCTGCCACCCTGCCCGCTCCAGGCAGCGGCGCGTCGCATGCACCGGGGCGATTCCCATTAAGGCGGGATCCACGCCGACGCTGGCAAAGGCTTTAATGCGCGCCAGCACCGGCAGATTCAGCGCTTCGGCTTTGCTCTCGCTCATCATCATCACGGCGGCGGCACCGTCGTTGATAGAGGAGGCATTCCCGGCGGTGACCGAACCGGTGAGTTCAAAGGCAGGATTGAGCAACGCCAGCCCTTCTGCGCTGGCATCGGTACGCGGCTGTTCATCGGTATCCACCAGCAGATATTCACCGTTCTGCTTCTGCGCGTTGACCGGGACAATCTCATCCCGGAAACGGCCTGCGTCAATGGCGGCCCGGGCCTTATGTTGAGAGCTGAGGGCGTAGGCGTCCTGTCGTTCACGGGAGATACCATATTCCCGCGCCAGGTTTTCCGCCGTAACGCCCATATGGTAATCGTTGAAGGCATCCCACAGCCCGTCGTGCACCAGGCTGTCGATAAGCTGGCTGTTCCCCAGCTGAGCGCCCGTGCGGCTGTCGGTCAGAACGTGCGGCGCGCGGCTCATGTTCTCCTGACCACCGGCGATCACCACGTCGGCTTCACCGCACTGGATCGCCTGGGTTGCCAGGTGCAGCGCCTTAAGCCCGGAGCCACAGACGTCGTTGATGGTAATGGCAGAGACGGTGTTGGGTAATCCCCCTTTCAGCGCGGCCTGACGGGCAGGGTTTTGCCCGGCCCCTGCGGTCAGCACCTGCCCGAGGATCACCTCGTCGATCTCGTGGGCCTCAATGCCACTGCGCTCCACCAGCGCGCGGACCACCACGCTGCCCAGATCTACCGCCGAGTGGCGTGAGAGCGCTCCCTGGAAACAGCCAATTGCTGTGCGCAACGCACCCACTATCACGACGTCTTTCATCTCAACCTCTGCGCAAAATGACACCGCACATAGTAGAGTATTGTTATCAACTAATGATGTAATTGTTTAAAAAAAGTGAGTTTTATCACAAAGGATCGCGCACTCATTTTGCAGGCCCGGATGTAAAGCCCTGCATGTATTCACACAACTTATAATTTCCGCGCTAATTATAAGAGAACGCATTTGCATTATGACGGCACGACGATAAGTTAGGAGTGGCAAACACGCGTTTACACTGGAGTAACAAATGTCCGACTGTATCATTCCAGAAATAAAAGAATCAGAAGAAGAAATCATCGCCATCCGCCGTCATTTACATGCCAATCCCGAATTAAGTCTCGAAGAGTTTAATACCAGCAATCTGGTGGCTCGCCAGCTGGAAGGCTGGGGCTATCAGGTGACGCGGGAGATCGGAAAGACCGGCGTGGTCGGCTCGCTCAGCAAAGGCCAGGGCAGCAAATCCATCGGCCTGCGCGCCGATATGGATGCCTTACCGATCTTAGAAGCCACCGATTTGCCGTGGGCCAGTACCGTACCGGGCAAAATGCACGCCTGCGGCCACGACGGCCACACCGCGATTTTACTGGCCGCGGCGAAATACATTGCCTCGGATGCCTGCCAGTTTAACGGCACCGTGCACCTTATTTTCCAGCCTGCCGAAGAGGCGATTGGCGGCGCGGATTTAATGATTAAAGACGGGCTGTTTGACCGCTTCCCCTGCGACCGTATTTTCGCCCTGCACAATATGCCTTATCTGCCGACCGGTAAGTTTGGTTTCTATGAAGGCAACTTTATGGCCTCCGCCGACACCGTGAAAATTACCCTACAAGGGTACGGCGGTCACGGTGCGCACCCGGAACGCACCGTGGATCCGATTGTGACCGGGGCCGCCCTGATCATGTCCCTGCAGAGCATTGTGGCGCGTAACGTGCCGCCGGGTGAAACCGCGGTGGTGACCGTCGGCACCTTCCAGGCGGGCATTGCCTCTAACGTGATCCCGGACAGTGCGGTGATGGAGCTGACGGTGCGTTCGATGAAGCCGGAGATCCGCGACCTGCTGATCCGCCGGATTCAGGAGCTCACCGACTTCACCGCCCGCAGCTACGGCGCCACCAGCGAAGTGGAGATCTATGACTCCTACCCGGTGCTGGTGAACGATGCGGAACAGACCGCCTTCGCCCGCCAGTTGGCCGTCGAATTCTTTGGCGAGGATGCGGTACTCGAGAGCGTCTCCCCGTCCAACGGCAGTGAAGATTTCGCTTTTATGCTCCAGCAACGTCCGGGCAGCTATTTCCTGCTTGGCAACGGCGAGAAAGGGGAAAAAGGCGGCTGCATGGTGCATAACCCAGGCTACGACTTTAATGATGAGATCATTACCACCGGAGCCTCCTTCTTTGCCCGTTTGGTTGAAAACTATTGCCGTTAAGACAGGGACAGATAATGAAAAAATACCTTTTACCGCTGGTGGCACTGCTGGCAACGTCGTCTGCCCTGGCAGCAGAGACCAAAGAGCTGCGTTTTGGCGTGGATCCGACCTTTGCCCCCTTTGAATCGAAAAATCCGCAGGGCGAGGTGGTCGGTTTTGATATCGATCTGGGCAATGCCATCTGTAAGCAACTGCAGGCGAAATGCGTCTGGGTTGAAAGCAACTTCGACGGCATCATTCCGTCCCTGAAGGCGCGTAAATTTGATGCCATCCTCTCCGGGATGTACATCACCGACAAGCGTAAAGAGCAGATTGCCTTCAGCGACAAGATCTACAGCGGCCCGGCTTTCCTGGTGGCACGTAAAAACAGCCTCGCCAGCAACAGCGTGGATCAGCTGAAGGGGAAAACCATTGGCGTTGAGCAGGGTTCCGCCCAGGAAACTTATGCCAATGAGCAGTGGCGCGGCAAGGGCGTTAACGTGGTGGCCTACCAGGGTGCCGATCAGGTGATCCGCGACCTCGAGTCCGGGCGTATTGATGGCGCCGTGCTCTCCGGGGTGATGGCGGAATACAGCTTCCTCAATAAGCCGCAGGGTAAAGAGTTTGCTTTTGTCGGCAATGCGCTGCAGGACGATGCCCTGTTTGGCGCCGGGGCGGCCATTGGACTGCGCAAAGAGGATGACCAGCTGCGCCAGGAGCTGAACGGCGCTATCGCGGCGATCCTGGCGGACGGGACCTACAAAAAGCTCGCCTCACAATACTTCAGCTTCGATATTTACACCGGCAAGTAATGGTGTACCGCCCTTCAGCCACTGAAGGGCGGA
Coding sequences within it:
- a CDS encoding M20 aminoacylase family protein codes for the protein MSDCIIPEIKESEEEIIAIRRHLHANPELSLEEFNTSNLVARQLEGWGYQVTREIGKTGVVGSLSKGQGSKSIGLRADMDALPILEATDLPWASTVPGKMHACGHDGHTAILLAAAKYIASDACQFNGTVHLIFQPAEEAIGGADLMIKDGLFDRFPCDRIFALHNMPYLPTGKFGFYEGNFMASADTVKITLQGYGGHGAHPERTVDPIVTGAALIMSLQSIVARNVPPGETAVVTVGTFQAGIASNVIPDSAVMELTVRSMKPEIRDLLIRRIQELTDFTARSYGATSEVEIYDSYPVLVNDAEQTAFARQLAVEFFGEDAVLESVSPSNGSEDFAFMLQQRPGSYFLLGNGEKGEKGGCMVHNPGYDFNDEIITTGASFFARLVENYCR
- a CDS encoding porin, encoding MFKKSLVLASLIGASFAAQAVTVDLRHEYIDTGTNADRVAVSHRFENGFGFSVEAKWKSGGDKADQPFSDVVGNGHEDQISWRWKATPNIALTPGFTVESKDSFTIYKPYLHAQYSFDNGFYVAARYRYDYTRYPSSSNKDDDKVNRGDAWVGWVMGDWRTELNYVYAKSSEGTIRNNNKDYSQEYNVKLAYKIDKNWAPYGEVGNVGVKETDERQTRLRVGVAYSF
- the kduD gene encoding 2-dehydro-3-deoxy-D-gluconate 5-dehydrogenase KduD, translating into MILDAFSLQGKVAVVTGCDTGLGQGMAVGLAEAGCDIVGINIVEPQETIERVTALGRRFLSLTADLRKIDAIPELLDRAVAEFGKIDILVNNAGLIRREDAINFSEQDWDDVMNLNIKSVFFMSQAAAKHFIAQGNGGKIINIASMLSFQGGIRVPSYTASKSGVMGVTRLLANEWAQHNINVNAIAPGYMATNNTQQLRADEERSAAILERIPAGRWGLPSDLMGPVVFLASSASDYINGYTVAVDGGWLAR
- a CDS encoding acetyl-CoA C-acetyltransferase produces the protein MKDVVIVGALRTAIGCFQGALSRHSAVDLGSVVVRALVERSGIEAHEIDEVILGQVLTAGAGQNPARQAALKGGLPNTVSAITINDVCGSGLKALHLATQAIQCGEADVVIAGGQENMSRAPHVLTDSRTGAQLGNSQLIDSLVHDGLWDAFNDYHMGVTAENLAREYGISRERQDAYALSSQHKARAAIDAGRFRDEIVPVNAQKQNGEYLLVDTDEQPRTDASAEGLALLNPAFELTGSVTAGNASSINDGAAAVMMMSESKAEALNLPVLARIKAFASVGVDPALMGIAPVHATRRCLERAGWQLADVDLIEVNEAFAAQALSVGKMLEWDERRVNVNGGAIALGHPIGASGCRILVSLVHEMVKRDARKGLATLCIGGGQGVALAIER
- the kduI gene encoding 5-dehydro-4-deoxy-D-glucuronate isomerase; protein product: MEVRQSIHSAHAKTLDTQGLRDEFLVEKVFVADQYTMVYSHIDRIIVGGIMPVAKTVSVGGEVGKQLGVSFFLERRELGVINIGGPGTITVDGQCYEIGHRDALYVGKGAQEVVFASVDSGKPAKFYYNCAPAHTTYPTKKVTPAEVSPVTLGDNLTSNRRTINKYFVPDVLETCQLSMGLTELEPGNLWNTMPCHTHERRMEVYFYFNMEEDACVFHMMGQPQETRHIVMHNEQAVISPSWSIHSGVGTRAYTFIWGMVGENQVFDDMDHVAVKDLR
- a CDS encoding ABC transporter substrate-binding protein, which codes for MKKYLLPLVALLATSSALAAETKELRFGVDPTFAPFESKNPQGEVVGFDIDLGNAICKQLQAKCVWVESNFDGIIPSLKARKFDAILSGMYITDKRKEQIAFSDKIYSGPAFLVARKNSLASNSVDQLKGKTIGVEQGSAQETYANEQWRGKGVNVVAYQGADQVIRDLESGRIDGAVLSGVMAEYSFLNKPQGKEFAFVGNALQDDALFGAGAAIGLRKEDDQLRQELNGAIAAILADGTYKKLASQYFSFDIYTGK
- a CDS encoding oligogalacturonate lyase family protein, giving the protein MAKGMRVKLNYEVSRDPDTGVEVTRLTPPEVTCHRNYFYQKCFFNDGSHLLFAGEFDGHWNYYLLDLKKAEAVQLTEGAGDNTFGGFLSPDDKSLYYVKNDRTLLEVNLTTLVEREVYRVSDDWVGYGTWVANSDCTKLVGIEIAKSDWTPLNDWKIFHDFFHKGPHCRLLRVDLQTGESSVIHEEKNWLGHPIYRPFDDNTVAFCHEGPHDLVDARMWLVNEDGSNVRKVKEHAEGESCTHEFWVPNGSALVYVSYLKGQQGRTVYSFNPDTGENSAVMQMPACSHLMSNFDGTLLVGDGSGTPVDVKDTSGYTIDNDPYLYAFDVAKKAYFRVARHDTSWATVANSRQVTHPHPSFTPDDKAVLFSSDKDGKPALYIAKLPEQPELLRE